Within the Musa acuminata AAA Group cultivar baxijiao chromosome BXJ2-9, Cavendish_Baxijiao_AAA, whole genome shotgun sequence genome, the region GGAAGCTCACATCAGAATCCAGCTACCATTTCTTGAGTTACAATCCCTTCTCTTCCATGTGAGTGCTTGTGGATGTGTTGGACCTGTTTCACAATCCCTTCTTGCACTTTTAGTCTGAAGATATATGATAGTGAATTATAGAGGAGGggtttttcatatgaaataatatgCATCAAGTTTATATTGTATTTACTATAGAGAATTCATCTTGTTAGGTACCTACCTATGAACTCACAAAGTTGTATTTACTTTAATATGTTCTTTGGGCATCCTTATTTTATCCAGTCTAGCATTGAAGATATGTTTTCATTTGTTGTCTCAAGAGGAGATAGGCACATACATGATGATCACATTAAAAGGAGGGAACAAGGAGAAGAACAACATCACTTTCTCACCCTAGAAACAAATCAATTAAAGCTAAGCCATGAAGGGGACTCAATGATTGATGTCTAAGGCAGTATCATTGAGTAAGCTTTTGATTAATGTGGCTGCACCTAAAAGAATCCCCTCCTCTGTTGCTTGTAGCTCTGAAACAAAAGAGTAAACAAATGAGATGGTGTTGGTTGGCTTGCTTGAGGGCTCCTTGTCCAAAATGAACTTTCTTCCCATTAGATAATTCCCTGATGAAGGTTCATGGATTAAACAACATCATATTAGCATTGCCATTTGGATGTTTCTTGATTTATGCCCATATAAGCCAACATTAGCAAAAGAAGATCAGCTAAGGGCACTCTTTGTGACATTGAAGGACAGTGCACAAACAGTTCATGAAATCTATTCTTGATAACCAATATTATCCTTCTCTCTTTAAACTTTTCTTGGTGACTGCACTTAAATTACTTCTGAGGCATATTTCTGTGTGGTGAATTCATGAACATAATATTTGGGTTCTTTTTCTTTATTCTGATTCAGCTAGATAATGTTGTCATATGTAATacagaattgttctttctgatcaAAAGTAGCATATTTTTCCATCTCAATACTACTAATTACAAATCTATTATAAGTGTATGACAAGCACAGATTGAATCAACCTTTTCTTAAAGAAGATTAACCTGGGAGATCAACATAAAAATGAAACAAATTTGATAGAAACATACAAATGAGAGATGTTCCATGCTCAAGCCTTCCATACTATTTTTGGCCATTATAGTGCATGAGTGTCATGTGCTGttaaggggggagagagagagagagagagagagagagagaaagagagagagagagagagagagagagcaacataTCAACTTGAGCATAGCTCTGCCAGTCAATCTGATTCAAGCATAATTACTGGTCTCTTCTTCTATGCACCCCCTGCATCAAAGCAGTTCATTTACAGGATGTTTATGAAAGATTTTATATTCTCTGCACATGAAAGTCTATTCTTGGTGTATTAAATCATAGCTTTGCTGAATCCACACTGTATGAGAATAATAGTACTCCTTACAGCTCCTCCAGATTCTCTTCAGAGGGAGACAATGGAAGGTCAAAGCTGTAATGGTCTTTAAAACCTGAATCCTCAGCTGTCTTCCTCTTCCTGCCTAATATAAAAAACTTCCAAGCTTCCTCCAtttgtttcctctctctctctctctctctctctctttctaccaCTGCCACTCTGTCTTGCCATGACAGAATTCTCCTTCCAAACTTTCCCCACCAATGCCAAACCATCCAAATCAGAACTCCCTACACTCCATGATGCTGCACAATTAACTAGAATTGATCTAATTTTGAAGGTATTCATATCACACAAACTCATATGACTAATCTCAGGCTCTGTATGTAACCCATTTCAagacctttttcttcttctttaactTATATgattgatagatagatagatagggcAATGGGCAGTGGGCAGTGGCATTCCTTAAGCTAGAAGGCTGGTCATGTGTTTCTCTAGAAACAGCCTACACCACTGTTcatctaaaatttatttttcttgctaATAATTTGTTGGTTAAGACATCAAAATTAGTAATTTGTTGAAATATTTTCACTTTCCTTCCTTAAAAAATTAACTAATATAAAACAGAGAATGAATcagtaaattttttttctttgaaatttcaactttaaatattaaaaatctgAAATAACTAAATTCTGAATTCGAGAAGGAATATGAGATATTACAGTATTAACAAGATTATTAATTGATATGAGCCCAACCAATtatattatcatctaataatttttaatataaagattattagaaaaatttaaataaatgagCTACGGATATCATAATGAGATTAGTGTTTTAGATATACAAATAACATGATTTTTGAATTTGATATAATCGAAGAAATTATAACTAATTTGGATTATGGATAAGAACATATCCATATTTATTGATGTGCataaattgattaaaaaatatgtCATCTCAATGCCGCCTCATCAATTCATGCACCCAAAATCCTACATCCAACCATCCGTCCATCTTCAGGTAGGTCCCACCAAGATGTCAGTTTGGCGTCCGTAGGTGTCGGGGCCCACAAAATGTACCCATCCAACCCATCTCGGTCTGTCGTCTTCCCTCCCTCTTGCCTTCGATCGCATTCCTccgccatcctctctctctctcttactattTAGCCACCTAAACCCCTTCTTGAACCccaacttctctctctctctctctccacctccaATGGCCAAGATGTCACCTGTCGCCGccctcatgccttgtatagcccgCTTATCCTTTCTCTCCCTCGTCTTCTTCGttttcttttcctcctccttAGCGGATTCATCCGGCGGTGACGTCGCCTCCATCCAGGAACTCCTCCGCGGCCACGGCCTCCCTGCGGGGCTCCTCCCCAAGTCCGTGGAGTCCTTCGTCCACGACTCCTCCTCCGGCCTCCTCGAGGTCCGGATCGACCGCCCCTGTTACGCCCGTTACGACGACGGGCTCGCCTACTTCGATCGCGAGGTGCGCGGCAACCTCAGCTACGGGGCGCTCCGCGGAGTGGTCGGCTGGTCGCAGGAGGAGCTCTTCCTGTGGCTCCCCGTCAAGGGGATCGTAGTCACCGACCCGGCGTCGGGCGTCATCCTCTTCGACATCGGCCTCGCCCGCAAGCGACTCGCCCTCTCGACCTTCGAGGACCCGCCCGACTGCTTGCCGGAAGGAGAAGAAGCGTTGGCCGGTTTAGGTGAGTGAGGGAGCtcaaaacaacaatcgatcatggCCGTCCGGCTTTTCTCGTTTGGAAGTTCCGATTTCTGCCCTCGTTTCGGATGGAAATGATCTGATTACGTTTACTCTTGTTTGGGAAATCCGGATCTTGGCTCATAAAAATCGAATCTTTATCGACAACTTTTCCTTCTCTCTGCAAAATTGTGATTTTGAATTCTTTTCGAAGTTTTTTACCTTCAAATCTAAACAGATCTGATTGCTTGGTTATAAATCAGTAGTAAGTTCTTAAAATGACTTGGTTGCGTATGCAAGCAAACCTTTTGTCTTTCCAACTCTTAGAATCTATCACTCTGTTCTGCATATCTGATTTCTTAGTATGTCTGTGGTCTTTATTATCTCATAGGTGGTG harbors:
- the LOC103998875 gene encoding uncharacterized protein LOC103998875, yielding MAKMSPVAALMPCIARLSFLSLVFFVFFSSSLADSSGGDVASIQELLRGHGLPAGLLPKSVESFVHDSSSGLLEVRIDRPCYARYDDGLAYFDREVRGNLSYGALRGVVGWSQEELFLWLPVKGIVVTDPASGVILFDIGLARKRLALSTFEDPPDCLPEGEEALAGLGLFGRRGYQQQR